Proteins co-encoded in one Methanosarcinales archaeon genomic window:
- a CDS encoding aminotransferase class III-fold pyridoxal phosphate-dependent enzyme codes for MSASQELYKKAKDLIPGGTQLLSKRPEMFLPELWPAYYDRAKGCEVWDLDGNRYTDMSTMGVGSCVLGYADDDINKAVKSAVDKGNMCTLNAPEEVELAELLIELHPWADMVRYARTGGEAMSVAVRIARAKAGKDVVLFCGYHGWHDWYLSSNLGDEKSLDGHLLPGLNPIGVPRSLKGLTCPFNYNDTQGFLKLINEHKDSIGVVVMESIRNNFPDKEFIETIRRVTNEMGIILIVDEITAGFRLNNGGAHLLFGLKPDIAVFAKGISNGFPMAAIIGKRDVMEVAQDTFISSTYWTDRIGPTAAIATINKMKDNNVTEHLIRAGRKVKDLWATVASKHGIEIEISGIDPLEHFDFKYKNPLVLKTLFTQVMLEKGFLASNGFYASYAHKDEFIEKYSDAMDSTFTFISRVIKDGNPEKYLKGPVCHS; via the coding sequence ATGAGCGCGTCACAAGAGCTTTACAAAAAGGCGAAGGACCTGATACCAGGTGGAACTCAACTTTTATCAAAGAGACCCGAGATGTTCCTCCCGGAACTATGGCCTGCTTATTACGACAGGGCTAAAGGGTGTGAAGTATGGGATCTGGACGGGAACAGATATACTGATATGAGCACGATGGGTGTTGGCTCCTGTGTCCTTGGATACGCAGATGATGATATTAATAAAGCCGTCAAGTCAGCTGTTGATAAAGGAAATATGTGCACCCTGAATGCTCCTGAGGAAGTGGAACTTGCTGAGCTACTTATAGAACTTCATCCCTGGGCTGATATGGTGAGATATGCAAGAACAGGCGGGGAAGCCATGTCAGTGGCTGTGAGGATAGCGAGAGCAAAAGCTGGCAAAGATGTTGTGCTCTTCTGCGGCTATCACGGCTGGCATGACTGGTATCTCTCTTCGAATCTTGGGGATGAGAAGTCGCTTGACGGGCATCTGTTGCCTGGATTGAACCCAATAGGCGTACCCAGGAGTCTAAAAGGTTTAACATGCCCATTTAATTATAATGATACGCAGGGTTTCCTGAAACTCATCAATGAGCACAAAGACAGTATTGGCGTAGTGGTCATGGAATCCATCAGGAACAATTTCCCGGATAAAGAGTTCATTGAAACGATCAGACGTGTGACAAATGAAATGGGCATAATCCTGATAGTGGATGAAATAACCGCAGGTTTCAGATTGAATAATGGGGGTGCTCATCTGCTTTTTGGCCTTAAACCTGATATAGCTGTGTTTGCAAAGGGTATCAGCAATGGTTTCCCGATGGCGGCAATAATAGGCAAACGAGATGTCATGGAGGTCGCACAGGATACTTTTATAAGCAGCACCTACTGGACGGACAGAATCGGACCAACGGCAGCTATTGCAACTATAAATAAGATGAAGGATAACAACGTCACCGAGCATTTGATAAGGGCCGGAAGGAAAGTGAAAGACCTGTGGGCAACTGTGGCTTCAAAACATGGTATTGAGATTGAGATCTCAGGTATCGACCCATTGGAGCATTTTGATTTCAAATATAAGAATCCACTGGTTTTGAAAACGCTTTTCACACAAGTGATGCTTGAAAAAGGTTTTCTGGCATCGAATGGGTTTTATGCTTCGTATGCTCATAAAGATGAATTCATTGAAAAATATTCTGATGCCATGGATTCGACATTTACCTTTATCTCCAGAGTAATTAAGGACGGAAATCCTGAGAAATATTTGAAAGGTCCGGTATGCCATTC